One Gemmatimonadaceae bacterium DNA window includes the following coding sequences:
- a CDS encoding acyl-CoA thioesterase — translation MTPPPFRFTERVRWADVDLVGIMRFSAVTRFIEMAEQELLRDAGMPFSELFGPDTVWMPRRHLAIEYLAPARIDELLTVEVWISKMGTTSLTFSCELLLPDERVVARAAMVVVCVTTAFEKRPLPRVVREKLDPYLIASESPPPG, via the coding sequence ATGACGCCGCCCCCTTTTCGCTTTACCGAACGCGTCCGCTGGGCCGATGTTGACCTGGTGGGCATCATGCGCTTCAGCGCCGTGACGCGGTTCATCGAGATGGCCGAGCAGGAGCTCCTGCGCGACGCCGGCATGCCCTTCAGTGAGCTGTTCGGGCCGGATACGGTGTGGATGCCCCGGCGGCATCTGGCCATCGAGTATCTGGCGCCGGCGCGCATCGACGAGCTGCTGACGGTCGAGGTGTGGATCTCCAAAATGGGCACGACCTCCCTCACCTTCTCGTGTGAATTGCTGCTCCCCGATGAGCGAGTGGTGGCGCGGGCGGCCATGGTGGTGGTCTGCGTGACAACCGCCTTTGAAAAGCGCCCGCTCCCCCGGGTGGTGCGGGAAAAGCTGGATCCTTATCTGATCGCCTCGGAGAGCCCCCCGCCGGGTTGA
- a CDS encoding universal stress protein, translating to MYRTILVPFDGSALSATALPLAVDLARRTAATVHLAMVHDPSAYIPFVAGEVAVPIYDAALEREHREADARTLDQAVERLRAMDIPAIGAMLEGSIADALERYVERVDADLTVMTTHGRSGFQRLRLGSVATTFLTRITRPVLLLRAEHDAVVPAFPAGPIVCALDGSSFAEAMLPHARAFAEATGLPLHFVGVSVPHAVPMAPFGTDTLLVDDTALQAERGGRQEYLARLAANAPVGTTSAALDDMSVSSALLGEATRLHAGAIAIATHGRGGFARFMLGSTTDELIRHTHVPVLAYRPHAAGH from the coding sequence ATGTACCGGACCATCCTTGTGCCCTTCGACGGCTCGGCGCTCAGCGCCACCGCGCTCCCCCTGGCGGTCGATTTGGCGCGTCGGACGGCGGCCACCGTGCATCTCGCCATGGTGCACGATCCCTCGGCGTACATCCCGTTTGTGGCTGGCGAAGTCGCGGTACCGATCTACGATGCCGCCCTCGAGCGGGAGCACCGCGAGGCCGACGCCCGGACCCTCGATCAGGCGGTCGAGCGGCTCCGCGCCATGGACATCCCGGCGATTGGCGCGATGCTCGAGGGGAGCATCGCCGATGCGCTGGAACGCTACGTGGAGCGGGTGGATGCCGATCTCACCGTGATGACCACGCATGGGCGGAGCGGCTTCCAGCGCCTCCGCCTCGGCAGCGTGGCCACCACGTTTCTGACGCGGATCACGCGCCCCGTGCTCCTCCTGCGCGCCGAACATGATGCGGTGGTGCCGGCCTTCCCCGCAGGTCCCATCGTGTGCGCGCTCGACGGCTCGTCGTTCGCCGAGGCCATGCTGCCGCACGCGCGCGCCTTCGCCGAGGCCACCGGACTGCCGCTGCACTTCGTGGGCGTCAGCGTGCCGCACGCGGTCCCCATGGCGCCGTTTGGCACCGACACACTGCTCGTCGATGATACGGCGCTGCAGGCCGAACGCGGCGGGCGTCAGGAGTACCTCGCGCGGCTCGCGGCGAACGCTCCAGTCGGGACCACGTCCGCCGCGCTCGACGACATGAGTGTGTCGAGCGCCCTCCTCGGCGAAGCGACGCGGTTGCACGCCGGCGCCATTGCCATCGCCACGCATGGCCGTGGCGGCTTCGCGCGGTTCATGCTGGGCAGCACCACCGATGAGCTCATCCGGCACACCCACGTGCCGGTGCTGGCGTATCGACCACACGCGGCTGGGCATTAG
- the yjjX gene encoding inosine/xanthosine triphosphatase, producing the protein MTLYPSNDRFSRVIVGSTNPVKIAAVRAVVARLAPDATVQGLAVESGVPAQPFGDAETQAGARQRARAALANGQGTLGVGLEGGVVELPDGSMRSCAWAVVVDADGREGVGGSLAMPLPAVVAARIRAGEELGYAMDAVANTVGTKHGRGAVGILTAGLIDRQGAYEPLVTYALAPWLAPEFFAAR; encoded by the coding sequence GTGACATTGTACCCCAGCAACGATCGCTTTTCCCGCGTCATCGTGGGCTCGACCAACCCGGTGAAGATCGCGGCCGTGCGCGCCGTTGTGGCGCGTCTGGCCCCGGACGCCACCGTGCAGGGGCTCGCCGTTGAAAGCGGGGTGCCGGCGCAGCCGTTTGGAGATGCGGAGACACAGGCCGGGGCCCGACAGCGCGCCCGCGCCGCGTTGGCGAACGGACAGGGCACGCTCGGTGTCGGCCTGGAGGGCGGCGTGGTAGAGTTGCCCGACGGCAGCATGCGCAGCTGCGCCTGGGCGGTCGTCGTCGATGCCGACGGACGCGAGGGGGTTGGCGGGTCGCTCGCCATGCCCCTGCCGGCGGTCGTGGCCGCCCGCATCCGCGCCGGCGAGGAGCTGGGTTACGCGATGGACGCGGTCGCCAACACGGTCGGCACGAAGCATGGTCGTGGCGCGGTCGGGATCCTCACCGCCGGCCTGATTGATCGACAGGGCGCTTACGAGCCGCTGGTCACCTATGCGTTGGCGCCCTGGCTCGCGCCGGAGTTCTTCGCCGCGCGGTAG
- a CDS encoding CGNR zinc finger domain-containing protein, with product MPASTAMRRADARERPLGAERPRTRLWLDFVNTDAAAQTPGGDLLRDFEALLTWLQQHAAVDDERAAGIRRRAVLQPAAAAATLVDARRVRAALRALAERGTSTDRVRDDAVIEINRVLGRSAGTRRLEAAPDGGFTRSFVPTGDAFAGLMIPIVESAADALVFDELSRVRRCADPRCHRVFFDGTKNGLRRWCDMGTCGNRAKAARHRARVGSSGA from the coding sequence ATGCCCGCTTCCACCGCCATGCGACGGGCCGATGCACGGGAACGGCCGCTCGGCGCCGAGCGCCCCCGGACGCGGCTCTGGCTGGATTTCGTGAACACCGACGCGGCGGCGCAGACGCCCGGCGGCGATCTGCTGCGCGACTTCGAGGCACTCCTGACGTGGCTGCAGCAGCATGCCGCCGTGGATGACGAGCGCGCGGCAGGGATCCGTCGTCGCGCGGTGCTGCAGCCGGCGGCCGCGGCGGCCACGCTGGTGGATGCGCGGCGCGTTCGCGCGGCGCTTCGCGCCCTCGCCGAGCGCGGGACCAGCACGGATCGGGTGCGCGACGACGCGGTGATCGAGATCAATCGCGTGCTGGGGCGCAGCGCCGGGACGCGCCGCCTCGAAGCGGCGCCCGACGGCGGCTTTACGCGCAGCTTCGTGCCGACGGGCGATGCGTTCGCGGGCCTCATGATCCCCATTGTGGAGTCCGCCGCCGACGCGCTCGTCTTCGACGAGCTTTCGCGCGTGCGCCGCTGCGCCGATCCGCGCTGCCATCGCGTGTTCTTCGACGGGACCAAAAATGGTCTGCGTCGCTGGTGCGACATGGGTACCTGCGGCAACCGCGCCAAGGCGGCGCGCCATCGGGCCCGTGTCGGGAGCAGCGGCGCATGA
- a CDS encoding sigma-70 family RNA polymerase sigma factor, whose protein sequence is MDETTMAQAVSRLDAEEPAGRPEDRAARRAQFEREALVHLDAMYSFALKLARSRDDAEDLVSDTLLRAFERWEQYHLGTNIRAWLFTILYHVFVSRKRRIDAREVQQPEDTEGWALFEAVGEADPEGRFYDSFLDDEITAAIRGLPEEYRSAVVLSDLQGLRYAEIANVLGVPEGTVKSRLFRGRRLLQRKLANYAVEMGYLKESVVRAVLSPVTMVGSA, encoded by the coding sequence ATGGACGAGACGACGATGGCTCAGGCGGTGTCGCGCCTGGACGCCGAGGAGCCGGCAGGGCGCCCCGAGGATCGCGCCGCACGCCGGGCGCAGTTCGAGCGCGAGGCGCTCGTGCACCTCGATGCGATGTACTCGTTTGCGCTCAAACTCGCGCGCTCGCGCGACGACGCCGAGGATCTCGTGTCGGACACCCTCCTGCGCGCCTTCGAGCGCTGGGAGCAGTATCACCTCGGGACGAACATCCGCGCGTGGCTCTTCACGATTCTCTATCACGTGTTCGTGAGCCGGAAGCGGCGCATCGACGCGCGCGAAGTGCAGCAGCCGGAAGACACCGAGGGGTGGGCGCTCTTCGAGGCGGTCGGTGAAGCGGATCCGGAAGGCCGGTTCTACGATTCCTTCCTCGACGACGAGATCACCGCGGCCATCCGTGGTCTTCCCGAGGAGTATCGCTCGGCGGTCGTGTTGAGCGACCTGCAGGGGCTGCGCTACGCCGAGATCGCGAACGTGCTCGGCGTGCCGGAGGGTACCGTCAAGTCGCGCCTGTTCCGCGGTCGTCGCCTGCTGCAGCGCAAGCTGGCGAACTACGCCGTAGAGATGGGCTACCTGAAGGAGTCGGTCGTACGGGCGGTATTGAGCCCCGTCACCATGGTCGGTAGCGCCTGA
- a CDS encoding TetR/AcrR family transcriptional regulator, translated as MSDRRTQILDAAATLISERGFTSTSVDDVIKGAKLSGKSHFYHYFKSKEELGYEVLNRQFERFAERGLAILREPMIDPLERLYLFIDAVVALQSESGGRRGSPFGNLAAELADAHEGFRVRIEAVFERWASQIRSLLWEARPQLQDDVDAVRLSRFIIAALEGAVLMTRVKRDLSVLEGIAADLKRFIAMHVREGAAQASRAVE; from the coding sequence ATGTCAGACCGCCGCACGCAAATCCTCGACGCTGCCGCCACGCTCATCTCCGAACGCGGATTTACGTCCACGTCCGTCGACGATGTGATCAAGGGCGCGAAGCTCAGTGGTAAGAGTCATTTCTACCACTACTTCAAGTCCAAGGAAGAGCTGGGTTACGAAGTGCTCAATCGGCAGTTCGAGCGCTTCGCCGAGCGCGGTCTGGCGATCCTGCGCGAGCCGATGATCGATCCGCTCGAGCGCCTGTACCTGTTCATCGACGCCGTGGTGGCGTTGCAGTCGGAAAGCGGCGGCCGCCGTGGGTCGCCGTTCGGGAACCTGGCGGCGGAGCTCGCTGACGCGCACGAAGGGTTCCGCGTGCGTATCGAGGCGGTGTTCGAGCGTTGGGCGAGCCAGATCCGCTCGCTGCTCTGGGAAGCCCGTCCGCAGTTGCAGGACGATGTCGATGCGGTGCGGCTGTCCCGCTTCATCATTGCGGCGCTCGAGGGCGCGGTCCTGATGACGCGCGTGAAGCGCGATCTCTCCGTGCTGGAGGGGATCGCGGCCGATCTGAAGCGGTTCATTGCGATGCACGTGCGGGAAGGGGCGGCGCAGGCGAGCCGCGCGGTCGAATAG
- a CDS encoding FIST C-terminal domain-containing protein — protein MKARSLSWTPAAGWSAPLGPDEASAHLILSFGPVDAPGACWFHEIAAHCPQAQHVYASGGGQIVNGLVQDTPTVVAFLTFEQATTVHPVVVDGVTIESSAALGHELGERLRAIDELRHVLIFAEGITFNAAAFLETLNTHVGADVRISGGLASNGTLLSRSVVGLNGPPTEKRLVAVGLAGAHIDIGTGSVGGWDLFGPERVVTAAGIASVHELDGERALDVYKRYLGDFVAELPGSALLFPLAVRPAPDAPIAVRTILGIDDATGTLNFAGDIPVGSKVRLMRTTSDKLLDGAARAAEIAKPAGSAGDSFALCISCIGRRAVLRTRVDEEIDEVARESGASVIAGFYSNGEIAPPSDGREFAHAVLHNQTMTVTTIRER, from the coding sequence ATGAAAGCCCGAAGCCTCTCCTGGACCCCCGCCGCGGGATGGTCCGCTCCACTCGGCCCGGATGAGGCCTCCGCTCACCTGATCCTCAGCTTCGGCCCCGTGGATGCGCCCGGCGCCTGCTGGTTCCACGAGATCGCCGCACACTGCCCGCAGGCCCAGCACGTCTACGCCTCCGGTGGCGGACAGATCGTCAATGGCCTGGTGCAGGACACCCCCACGGTGGTGGCGTTTCTGACCTTCGAGCAGGCCACCACCGTCCATCCGGTGGTGGTCGACGGCGTGACGATCGAAAGCAGCGCCGCCCTCGGCCACGAGTTGGGCGAGCGCCTGCGCGCCATCGACGAACTGCGCCACGTCCTGATCTTCGCCGAGGGGATCACCTTCAACGCCGCGGCGTTTCTGGAGACGCTGAACACGCATGTTGGGGCGGACGTCCGCATCAGTGGCGGGTTGGCGTCGAATGGAACCCTGCTCTCGCGATCAGTGGTCGGCCTCAACGGACCACCCACCGAGAAGCGGCTGGTCGCCGTTGGACTCGCGGGCGCGCACATCGACATCGGCACGGGCTCGGTCGGCGGCTGGGATCTCTTCGGCCCGGAACGCGTCGTGACCGCAGCCGGCATCGCCTCCGTACACGAACTCGACGGCGAACGGGCGCTCGACGTCTACAAGCGATACCTCGGCGATTTCGTCGCCGAGCTCCCAGGATCGGCCCTGCTCTTTCCGCTGGCGGTGCGCCCGGCTCCCGACGCCCCCATCGCGGTGCGCACCATTCTCGGCATCGACGACGCCACCGGCACCCTGAACTTCGCCGGTGACATTCCCGTCGGGAGCAAGGTCCGGCTGATGCGCACCACCAGCGACAAACTGCTCGATGGCGCCGCGCGCGCCGCCGAGATCGCCAAGCCCGCGGGCTCGGCGGGCGACAGCTTCGCGCTGTGCATCTCCTGCATCGGGCGGCGCGCGGTGCTCCGCACGCGCGTCGACGAGGAAATCGACGAAGTGGCGCGCGAAAGCGGTGCCTCGGTGATCGCCGGGTTCTATAGCAACGGCGAAATTGCGCCGCCCTCCGACGGGCGCGAGTTTGCGCACGCGGTGCTGCACAATCAGACCATGACCGTCACCACCATCCGCGAGCGTTGA
- a CDS encoding EAL domain-containing protein — MSEQGPLHPFIQRQLRRHFGGQEPAGGLAPVLRAVSELLRDVDRERDLNAAAMDALSRELEERYERIEQSEKRYRAMFDESPLAVFAIDASDRSVRAWNKQAERLFGWTADEVLGRNIDALDLRGPGSLEMPALVGLGAALPPEGVTTELPMFTRDGRRLEIELTIHSVALDGQMVFLSHARDRTAERESQRAQAETEARFRAFFDYAGIAIHVLSFEGEILEANPASQALLGWLPEDIIGRPATSLSPEEDVESTRDLAVELRAGARDAVTVERRFFHKEGHLVWGQLTVSRVSIGASTRLIGMIQDISERKRMESQLVKQAFQDELTGLANRVLFRDRLRHALERRSRGGTHVAVILLDLDGFKRVNDSLGHAVGDELLQIVGRRIASTVRAGETVARLGGDEFAVVIEVVEQGDDPRMLAERLLTLLRMPMRIRGREVVVGVSIGIAIAEPEEDEESVLRNADVAMYAAKTSGRACVKQFDRSMHVEAMAWLELESDLRLAIDRREFLLEFQPLMQIATGQVQGFEALVRWEHPTKGLINPTQFLTIAEETGMIVSIGRWVMQEACIQAARWNRLGLEAMSISVNVAARQLDGEALVDDVRTALQISGLDPRRLVLEITESDVMSDLDEALRKLNALKTLGVRLAIDDFGTGYSSLSQLQFFPVDELKIDRSFVSRIEQGDREAAFVRTIVSLAKSLSMEVVAEGVESDEQQQFLHSIGCDLGQGYLYSRPIGASEVERFVDDARQVRPLFPSNAPRRLA; from the coding sequence GTGAGCGAGCAGGGGCCACTGCACCCGTTCATTCAGCGTCAGCTGCGACGTCACTTCGGCGGGCAGGAGCCAGCCGGGGGGCTCGCGCCTGTGTTGCGGGCCGTGAGCGAACTGCTGCGCGATGTCGATCGTGAGCGCGATCTCAATGCCGCCGCGATGGACGCGCTGTCGCGTGAACTCGAAGAGCGGTATGAGCGCATCGAACAGAGCGAGAAGCGCTACCGGGCCATGTTCGATGAAAGCCCGCTCGCGGTCTTTGCCATTGATGCCAGCGATCGCTCCGTCCGCGCGTGGAACAAGCAGGCCGAGCGCCTGTTCGGATGGACCGCCGACGAGGTCCTCGGCCGGAACATCGATGCGCTCGACCTGCGCGGGCCGGGATCGCTCGAGATGCCCGCGCTCGTCGGGCTGGGCGCGGCGCTGCCGCCGGAGGGAGTCACCACCGAACTGCCCATGTTCACGCGTGATGGACGCCGCCTCGAGATCGAGCTGACGATCCACTCCGTGGCGCTCGACGGACAGATGGTCTTCCTCAGCCACGCGCGAGACCGTACCGCCGAGCGCGAATCGCAGCGAGCACAGGCCGAGACCGAAGCGCGCTTCCGCGCGTTCTTTGATTATGCCGGTATCGCCATTCACGTGCTGTCGTTCGAGGGCGAAATCCTCGAGGCCAATCCGGCGTCGCAAGCGCTGCTGGGATGGCTGCCGGAGGATATCATCGGCCGGCCGGCCACCTCGCTCTCACCCGAGGAAGATGTCGAAAGCACACGCGATCTCGCCGTCGAACTCCGGGCTGGTGCACGCGACGCCGTCACCGTGGAACGGCGCTTCTTCCACAAGGAAGGGCATCTGGTGTGGGGGCAGCTGACGGTTTCCCGCGTCAGTATCGGGGCGTCCACGCGCCTGATTGGCATGATTCAGGACATCTCCGAGCGGAAGCGCATGGAGAGCCAGCTCGTCAAGCAGGCCTTTCAGGACGAGCTCACTGGGCTTGCCAATCGAGTGCTCTTCCGTGATCGCCTGCGCCATGCGCTCGAACGGCGGAGCCGCGGCGGCACGCACGTGGCCGTCATTCTCCTCGACCTTGACGGCTTCAAGCGCGTCAATGACTCGTTGGGCCACGCGGTGGGCGACGAGCTGCTGCAGATCGTGGGCCGCCGCATTGCCAGCACGGTGCGCGCCGGCGAAACGGTAGCACGTCTGGGAGGCGACGAGTTCGCGGTGGTCATCGAAGTCGTGGAACAGGGCGACGATCCGCGGATGCTCGCCGAGCGCCTGCTCACGTTACTCCGCATGCCCATGCGCATCCGCGGGCGCGAAGTCGTGGTGGGCGTCAGCATCGGCATCGCGATTGCGGAGCCCGAGGAAGACGAAGAGAGCGTGCTGCGCAACGCCGATGTGGCGATGTATGCGGCGAAGACCTCGGGACGCGCCTGTGTCAAGCAGTTCGATCGCAGCATGCACGTCGAGGCGATGGCCTGGCTGGAGCTGGAATCCGACCTGCGCCTCGCCATCGACCGGCGCGAGTTCCTGCTCGAGTTCCAGCCCCTCATGCAGATCGCCACCGGGCAGGTGCAAGGGTTCGAGGCGCTGGTGCGCTGGGAGCACCCCACCAAGGGGCTGATCAATCCGACGCAGTTCCTCACCATCGCCGAAGAGACCGGCATGATCGTCTCGATCGGGCGCTGGGTGATGCAGGAGGCCTGCATTCAGGCGGCGCGCTGGAATCGCCTGGGGCTCGAAGCGATGTCGATCAGTGTCAACGTCGCCGCCAGACAACTCGACGGCGAGGCGCTGGTGGACGACGTCCGGACGGCGCTCCAGATCTCGGGCCTCGACCCGCGGCGCCTCGTCCTCGAGATCACCGAGAGCGACGTGATGTCGGATCTCGACGAGGCGCTCCGCAAGCTGAACGCCCTCAAGACGCTCGGCGTACGGCTCGCCATCGACGACTTCGGCACCGGCTACTCCTCACTCAGCCAGCTCCAGTTCTTCCCGGTCGACGAACTCAAGATTGACCGTTCCTTCGTTTCGCGCATCGAGCAGGGCGATCGCGAGGCGGCCTTTGTCCGAACGATCGTCTCGCTCGCCAAGTCGCTGTCGATGGAAGTCGTCGCCGAGGGCGTCGAGAGCGACGAACAGCAACAGTTCCTGCACAGCATCGGCTGTGATCTGGGCCAGGGGTATCTCTACAGCCGGCCCATCGGCGCGAGTGAAGTGGAGCGGTTCGTTGACGACGCGCGCCAGGTGCGGCCGCTGTTCCCCAGCAACGCCCCGCGCCGCTTGGCCTGA
- a CDS encoding DEAD/DEAH box helicase, translated as MRSPTDRFLPPGPPTSGRVLVIAPTRAACETIELAVGLHLETYLERTRGADVRRLAASGEGFGIVAGTGSGKTLAIRPIAETILGTTDLRVGVVNREREATPETPTWNVVIITTGIARRWFQDGDILPNDTLIVDEIHQTSAELELCLALGKRVGCRFIWLSATVDPSFYARYLNSAEVLEVYAFDESKAAKVEVERKQPLTFLDDRFLQKLARSERGVGIFLPTRASVEEAAEWVRSRSPRISAAHYHGGEPIRVIRPFLEGEVPKPFFLAMTAAGQSALNVPGLDTVIIDDTRFTNVIDKGRNVLTRVHLGANEILQMAGRVHGRVAGGRVFILSDRDIRFEALRPTEPDFQLAGDSERVALTCADLGVRADTLDLPVPLDRVAYRKAISHLESRGLVENGRLTAYGRAVEALPVERAWGELIVNGDDELLPVLAVMSGVESLHRMTREGRDLEGLVVRGSDHLTAYNVYAEGFRVAGYIGDVYGLPRHLFEAERIAHWAEQRGVLVKALEDAALAMASVYRSVGLPLPSTLPIAGHATYRKFGDLLARYMPFDLVIEESTADGQEARVSKTSVCGSWGAVAGTLRYFADRFGVPRASIEGTQLSMELVKQYAHRHEPELTLDPERKHAPVQLRRRVTYYGFELSRETEPLPVFPPELAAGARHLLAEAAARGELRHAGVRRNQPIVDEVREVYRRLGGTTPRLGQAELTAWYEQRMGDATDWETIRALPLLLDRRDFLTEAQRDAAAALPDAVEIRDRTVGLEYDIEEHDSRLVPVVRLRLPEKLARTLVVEELPVLDRPLRFVVPRGQRGSVRADTLLEVQDKLDEPFTDFERRGGDRDRDRERGRGRPQDRDRGGPGGSHGGGRGGKSGGGRRHPAKGRRRR; from the coding sequence GTGCGCTCACCTACGGACCGCTTCCTGCCGCCCGGCCCGCCGACCTCCGGCCGCGTCCTCGTCATCGCCCCCACCCGCGCGGCCTGCGAGACGATCGAGCTCGCGGTCGGCCTGCACCTCGAGACCTACCTCGAGCGAACCCGCGGCGCCGATGTGCGGCGGCTGGCCGCCAGCGGCGAAGGGTTTGGTATCGTGGCCGGAACCGGCAGCGGCAAGACGCTCGCCATTCGCCCGATCGCCGAAACGATCCTTGGCACCACCGATCTGCGCGTCGGTGTGGTGAATCGCGAACGCGAGGCCACCCCCGAGACGCCGACCTGGAACGTGGTGATCATCACCACCGGGATCGCGCGCCGCTGGTTTCAGGACGGCGACATCCTGCCGAATGACACCCTCATTGTCGACGAGATCCACCAGACGAGTGCGGAGCTCGAGCTCTGTCTCGCGCTGGGCAAGCGGGTGGGCTGTCGCTTCATCTGGCTCTCGGCGACCGTCGATCCGAGCTTCTACGCGCGCTATCTCAACAGCGCCGAGGTGCTCGAGGTGTACGCCTTCGACGAGAGCAAGGCGGCCAAGGTCGAGGTGGAGCGCAAGCAGCCACTGACCTTCCTCGACGATCGGTTTCTGCAGAAGCTCGCGCGCTCCGAACGGGGCGTGGGCATCTTCCTGCCGACGCGCGCGAGCGTGGAAGAGGCGGCCGAATGGGTGCGCAGCCGTTCTCCGCGCATCTCGGCGGCGCACTATCACGGGGGCGAGCCCATTCGCGTCATCCGGCCGTTTCTCGAGGGGGAGGTCCCCAAGCCGTTCTTTCTCGCGATGACCGCCGCCGGACAGAGTGCGCTCAATGTGCCCGGGCTCGATACGGTCATCATCGACGACACGCGCTTCACCAACGTGATCGACAAGGGGCGCAACGTGCTCACGCGCGTGCACCTCGGCGCCAATGAAATCCTGCAGATGGCCGGCCGCGTGCACGGCCGCGTCGCCGGCGGGCGCGTGTTCATTCTCAGCGATCGCGACATCCGCTTCGAAGCGCTGCGCCCCACCGAGCCCGACTTTCAGCTGGCGGGCGATTCCGAGCGCGTGGCCCTCACCTGCGCCGATCTCGGCGTGCGGGCCGATACGCTGGATCTGCCGGTGCCGCTCGACCGGGTGGCGTATCGCAAGGCGATCAGCCATCTCGAATCGCGCGGGCTGGTCGAGAATGGGCGCCTGACGGCCTATGGTCGCGCGGTGGAGGCGCTGCCGGTGGAGCGGGCGTGGGGCGAGCTCATCGTCAATGGCGACGACGAGCTCCTGCCCGTGCTGGCCGTGATGAGCGGCGTGGAGTCGCTGCACCGCATGACACGCGAGGGGCGTGATCTGGAAGGGCTGGTGGTGCGCGGCAGCGATCATCTCACTGCGTACAACGTGTACGCCGAGGGATTCCGCGTCGCCGGGTACATCGGCGATGTGTACGGATTGCCGCGCCACCTGTTCGAGGCGGAGCGCATCGCGCACTGGGCGGAGCAGCGCGGCGTGCTCGTGAAAGCCCTTGAGGACGCCGCGCTGGCGATGGCCAGCGTCTATCGCTCGGTGGGGTTGCCGCTGCCGTCCACGCTGCCGATCGCCGGCCATGCGACGTATCGCAAGTTCGGGGATCTGCTCGCGCGCTACATGCCCTTCGATCTGGTGATCGAGGAGTCCACCGCCGACGGTCAGGAAGCGCGCGTCAGCAAGACGAGCGTGTGCGGGTCGTGGGGCGCGGTGGCCGGCACGCTGCGCTACTTCGCCGACCGCTTCGGCGTGCCGCGCGCCAGCATCGAGGGAACGCAGCTCTCGATGGAGCTCGTCAAGCAGTACGCGCATCGGCATGAGCCGGAGCTGACGCTCGATCCGGAGCGCAAGCACGCGCCGGTCCAGCTGCGGCGGCGCGTCACCTACTACGGCTTCGAGCTCTCACGCGAAACGGAGCCGCTACCGGTCTTTCCGCCGGAGCTGGCGGCGGGCGCGCGGCATCTGCTCGCGGAAGCGGCAGCGCGCGGGGAGCTGCGCCACGCGGGCGTCCGCCGCAACCAGCCGATTGTGGACGAGGTCCGCGAGGTGTATCGCCGGCTCGGCGGCACCACACCGCGGCTCGGGCAGGCTGAGCTCACCGCCTGGTACGAGCAGCGGATGGGCGACGCGACCGATTGGGAGACCATTCGCGCGTTGCCGTTGCTGCTCGATCGCCGCGACTTCCTCACCGAGGCGCAGCGCGACGCCGCGGCGGCGTTGCCGGATGCGGTGGAGATCCGCGACCGCACCGTGGGGCTCGAGTACGACATCGAGGAACACGATTCGCGGCTCGTGCCGGTGGTGCGGCTGCGTTTGCCGGAGAAGCTCGCGCGCACGCTGGTGGTGGAAGAACTTCCGGTGCTCGATCGACCGCTGCGGTTCGTGGTGCCGCGTGGGCAGCGCGGCTCGGTCCGCGCCGACACGCTCCTCGAGGTGCAGGACAAGCTCGATGAGCCGTTCACCGACTTCGAACGGCGCGGCGGTGATCGTGACCGCGATCGCGAGCGTGGTCGCGGGCGGCCGCAGGATCGGGATCGCGGCGGGCCCGGTGGCAGCCACGGGGGGGGCCGCGGCGGCAAGTCCGGTGGTGGTCGCCGTCATCCCGCCAAGGGACGTCGGCGACGCTAG
- a CDS encoding DNA-3-methyladenine glycosylase I, with protein sequence MATSNPADAAPSVVRCSWAVKPLDIVYHDTEWGVPVHDDRVLFEFLTLEGAQAGLSWSTVLAKREHYREAFLHWDVAAIARFTPARIDTLMQNAGLVRHRGKLESTVTNARAFLAIQAEFGSFDTWLWRFVNGTPIVTPRARMRDVPTSTPESDALSKALIKRGFKFVGTTICYAYMQAVGLVDDHLADCVARAR encoded by the coding sequence ATGGCGACCTCCAACCCGGCTGACGCAGCACCGAGCGTCGTGCGCTGCAGCTGGGCCGTCAAACCGCTCGACATCGTGTACCACGACACCGAGTGGGGCGTGCCGGTACACGATGACCGGGTGCTCTTCGAGTTTCTCACGCTCGAAGGCGCGCAGGCCGGCCTCAGCTGGAGTACGGTGCTGGCCAAGCGTGAGCACTATCGCGAGGCCTTCCTCCACTGGGATGTCGCCGCCATCGCGCGCTTCACGCCGGCCCGGATCGACACGCTGATGCAGAACGCCGGCCTCGTGCGGCACCGCGGCAAACTCGAGAGCACCGTCACCAACGCGCGTGCCTTTCTCGCCATTCAGGCGGAGTTCGGCAGCTTTGACACGTGGCTCTGGCGGTTCGTCAACGGCACGCCCATCGTGACGCCGCGTGCGCGCATGCGCGATGTGCCCACGAGCACGCCCGAGAGCGACGCGCTCTCCAAGGCGCTCATCAAGCGCGGCTTCAAGTTCGTCGGCACCACCATCTGCTACGCGTACATGCAAGCGGTGGGGTTGGTGGATGATCACTTGGCAGATTGTGTCGCGAGAGCGCGTTGA